A region from the Perca fluviatilis chromosome 16, GENO_Pfluv_1.0, whole genome shotgun sequence genome encodes:
- the taf1 gene encoding transcription initiation factor TFIID subunit 1 isoform X5, translated as MSDSDSDEDQDRPFSLTGFLFGNINEDGQLEDDSVLDNESKKHLAGLGSLGLGSLITEITANEEGDQDESRDSGSVDAEGWVKSTDDAVDYSDISEVAEDETKKYRQAMGSLQPSRKTDDEDDYDADCEDIDSKLMPPPPPPSLPTAAKKEEPSSPSTNVGEEGDGIILPSIIAPSSTADKVDFSSSSDSESETDRPCQGLGSGGPPDSLNLPLAGIMQKDAAKALPGVTQLFPEFRPGRVLRFLRLFGPGKNMPSVWRSARRKKKRKHRDPQPGTPPPEGEPTEQSQEKKSGWLYEFAPPPPPEQCLSDDEITMMAPVESKFSQTCGDGDKEAESRPKVAEWRYGPAQLWYDMLGVSEDGSNFNYGLKLKEHQSSEPQQQDTPKEITEAAHEFLRREADDNDNNDDEDKELSALENELFLMVTQLKWEDDIIWNGEDIKHKGTKTQRASLAGWLPSSMTRNANAYNAQQGLTRSNSQLVPPTPPPMPKVSSISGSKREKNSHENQSFQEEDSPWFSIFPIDSEELVYGRWEDNIIWDDQEMEHMLMPPVLTLDPNDENIILEIPNEKEEMTSHSPSKENKKETAIKKSRILLGKTGVIKDEPQQNMSQPEQKDPWNLSNDEFYYPKQQGLRGTFGGNIIQHSIPALELRQPFFPTHMGPMKLRQFHRPSLKKYSFGSLAQPGPHAVQPLLKHIKKKAKMREQERQASGGGDMFFMRTPQDLTGKDGDLILAEYSEEYPPLIMQVGLATKIKNYYKRKPGKDPGAPDCKYGETVYCHTSPFLGSLHPGQLLQAFENNLFRAPIYLHKMPETDFLVLRTRHGYYIRELVDIVVVGQQCPLFEVPGPNSKRANTHIRDFLQVFIYRLFWKSKDRPRRIRMEDIKKAFPSHSESSIRKRLKLCADFKRTDRKAGSRERAFNTYFGYYPEGMDSNWWVLKPDFRLPTEEEIRAMVSPEQCCAYYSMLVAEQRLKDAGYGEKSFFAPEEENEEDFQMKIDDEVRTAPWNTTRAFISAMKGKCLLEVTGVADPTGCGEGFSYVKVPNKPTQQKDDKEPQPAKKTVTGTDADLRRLSLKNAKQLLRKFGVPEEEIKKLSRWEVIDVVRTMSTEQARSGEGPMSKFARGSRFSVAEHQERYKEECQRIFDLQNKVLESTEVLSTDTDSSSAEDSDFEEMGKNIENMLQNKKTSSQLSREREEQERKELQRMLMGEESDRDHKGRKERRKGLSSSLSTSSHKDDDTSSVTSLNSSATGRRLKIYRTFRDEDGKEYVRCETVRKASVIDAYTRIRTTKDDEFIRKFALFDEQHREEMRKERRRIQEQLRRLKRNQEKDKIKGPPEKKAKKVKERPDLKVKLKCGACGAIGHMRTNKFCPLYYQTNAPPSNPVAMTEEQEEELEKTVIHNDNEELIKVEGTKIVLGKQLIESADEVRRKSLVLKFPKQQLPPKKKRRVGNAVHCDYLNKPHKAIHRRRTDPMVTLSSVLESIINDMRDHPNTYPFHTPVNAKVVKDYYKIITRPMDLQTLRENVRKRLYPSREEFREAVEVIVKNSATYNGAKHPITQVAQSMLDLCDAKLKEQEDRLVRLEKAINPLLDDDDQVAFSFILDNIVTQKMMVVPDSWPFHHPVNKKFVPDYYKVIVSPMDLENIRKNISKHKYQNRDAFLSDVSLIHANSIKYNGPDSPYTKTALDIVNVCKQTLAEYDEHLTQLEKDISTAKEAALDAADLESLDPLTPGPYTPQGRHGRRPGEEESDVDIEGFEEEDDGKPKTPAPAEDADRDLEDEDDEEDMLLPPRRRVHDQEEEEEEEEEDGLSNRPAQASVLYQDLLMSDGEDDASEEEGDNPFSSIQLSESGSDSDRELDVRPAPPRRAQETARMGMEQDESMMSYEGDGPDGPPMEDSNVSYGSYEETESRSHMQPSSMGNGEDYGISEEEEEDEEDEARRRGPAVLSQVQLSEDEESEEFRSIGGDSDMDSDN; from the exons ATGTCGGACTCAGACAGTGATGAGGATCAAGATCGCCCTTTCTCTCTTACTGGATTCCTCTTCGGAAACATCAATGAAGATGGACAGCTAGAGGATGACAGTGTTCTGGACAAT GAGTCCAAAAAGCATTTGGCTGGTTTGGGTAGTCTGGGTCTGGGCTCACTCATTACAGAGATCACTGCCAATGAGGAGGGTGATCAAGATGAAAGCAGAGACTCTGGTAGTGTGGATGCAGAAG GTTGGGTGAAAAGCACGGATGATGCAGTTGATTATTCTGACATTAGTGAGGTTGCTGAGGATGAGACAAAAAAGTACCGTCAGGCCATGGGGTCTTTGCAGCCCAGCAGGAAAACAG ATGACGAGGATGACTATGATGCTGACTGCGAGGATATTGATTCTAAGCTTATGCCTCCTCCGCCACCGCCAAGTCTTCCTACAGCTGCTAAGAAAGAGGAACCCTCCTCTCCGAGCACAAATG TTGGGGAAGAGGGGGATGGCATCATCCTGCCCTCCATCATCGCGCCATCCTCTACGGCTGATAAGGTTGACTTCAGCAGCTCCTCGGACTCTGAGTCAGAAACTGACCGTCCCTGCCAGGGTTTGGGGTCTGGAGGCCCCCCAGATAGTCTCAACCTCCCTCTTGCTGGCATCATGCAGAAAGATGCTGCCAAAGCGCTGCCAGGTGTCACACAGCTCTTCCCAGAGTTTAGGCCTGGAAGG GTGCTTAGGTTCTTACGACTGTTTGGTCCTGGAAAGAACATGCCATCCGTTTGGAGGAGTGCCCGCAGGAAGAAGAAGCGGAAGCACAGAGACCCTCAGCCTGGGACACCACCTCCAGAAGGAGAGCCCACAGAGCAAAGCCAGGAGAAGAAGTCTGGATGGCTTTACGAGTTCGCACCCCCTCCACCACCAGAGCAGTGTCTCTCTGATGATGAG ATAACCATGATGGCCCCAGTAGAATCTAAGTTCTCACAAACTTGTGGTGATGGGGACAAGGAGGCAGAGTCTCGACCTAAAGTAGCAGAATGGAGATATGGTCCAGCCCAGCTCTGGTACGACATGCTAGGTGTCTCTGAGGATGGAAGCAACTTCAACTACGGCTTAAAACTAAAAGAACACCAGAGCAGTGAGCCTCAGCAGCAGGACACGCCAAAAGAAATAACAGAGGCTGCACATGAG TTTCTGAGGCGGGAGGCCGATGacaatgataataatgatgatgaagatAAGGAGTTATCAGCCCTTGAGAATGAGCTCTTCCTGATGGTCACTCAACTGAAATGGGAGGACGATATCATCTGGAATGGGGAGGACATAAAACACAAGGGCACAAAGACTCAGCGAGCCAGCCTGGCAGGATGGCTGCCCTCTAGCATGACCCGCAATGCCAACGCTTATAACGCCCAGCAGG GTCTAACAAGAAGTAATTCCCAGTTGGTGCCACCTACGCCTCCCCCCATGCCCAAAGTTTCTTCAATCTCTGGCTCTAAGCGTGAAAAAAACAGCCATGAAAATCAAT CCTTTCAGGAAGAAGACTCTCCCTGGTTCTCCATTTTCCCCATTGACAGTGAGGAGTTAGTGTATGGACGCTGGGAAGATAACATAATCTGGGATGACCAGGAGATGGAACACATGCTCATGCCACCTGTTCTTACACTGGATCCCAATGATGAAAATATCATCCTAG AAATCCCTAATGAAAAGGAGGAGATGACTTCCCACTCCCCATCAAAAGAGAATAAGAAGGAAACAGCAATCAAAAAGAGCCGCATCCTGCTGGGGAAAACTGGGGTGATAAAAGATGAGCCACAGCAG AACATGTCCCAGCCTGAACAAAAGGACCCCTGGAACCTCTCCAATGATGAGTTCTACTATCCTAAACAGCAGGGCCTGAGGGGGACTTTCGGTGGCAACATCATTCAG CACTCCATCCCCGCACTGGAGCTAAGGCAGCCCTTCTTCCCCACTCACATGGGGCCCATGAAGCTGCGCCAGTTTCATCGACCGTCTCTGAAGAAGTACTCATTTGGATCTTTGGCTCAGCCCGGTCCCCATGCTGTTCAACCACTGCTCAAACACATTAAGAAAAAGGCCAAG atGCGAGAGCAGGAGCGACAGGCTTCAGGAGGAGGGGACATGTTCTTCATGCGAACCCCACAGGATTTGACGGGTAAAGATGGAGATCTGATCCTGGCCGAGTACAGTGAAGAATACCCCCCTCTCATCATGCAAGTCGGCTTGGCCACTAAGATCAAAAACTACTACAAAAGG AAACCTGGAAAAGATCCTGGAGCACCCGACTGTAAATATGGAGAGACTGTGTACTGCCACACATCCCCTTTCCTGGGTTCTCTTCATCCTGGACAGCTGCTCCAG gcCTTTGAAAACAACCTTTTCCGTGCTCCAATCTACCTGCACAAGATGCCAGAGACTGATTTCTTGGTTCTGCGAACACGACACGGCTACTACATTAGAGAGCTTGTAGACATAGTTGTAGTTGGTCAGCAGTGCCCCTTATTTGAGGTTCCAGGGCCCAACTCTAAACGAGCCAATACTCACATCAGAGACTTCTTACAG GTGTTCATTTACCGCTTGTTCTGGAAGAGCAAGGATCGGCCCAGGAGAATCCGCATGGAGGATATAAAGAAAGCTTTTCCCTCACACTCAGAGAGCAGCATCAGAAAACGACTAAAACTCTGTGCTGACTTCAAACGTACAG ATAGGAAAGCAGGGAGCAGGGAAAGAGCTTTTAACACCTACTTTGGATATTACCCTGAGG GGATGGACTCTAACTGGTGGGTGCTTAAGCCTGACTTCCGATTGCCTACAGAGGAGGAGATCAGGGCCATGGTGTCTCCAGAGCAGTGCTGTGCTTACTATAGCATGCTGGTGGCAGAGCAGAGACTCAAG GATGCTGGATATGGTGAGAAATCCTTCTTTGCTCCAGAGGAGGAGAACGAAGAGGACTTTCAAATGAAGATTGATGATGAG GTGCGGACAGCCCCTTGGAACACAACAAGAGCCTTCATTTCTGCCATGAAGGGGAAATGCCTGTTGGAAGTTACAGGCGTGGCTGATCCTACAGGCTGTGGAGAGGGTTTCTCCTACGTCAAAGTGCCCAACAAACCCACTCAACAGAAG gatGACAAAGAGCCGCAGCCTGCCAAAAAGACAGTGACGGGGACAGACGCTGACCTGAGAAGACTCTCACTGAAGAATGCCAAGCAGCTGCTGCGCAAGTTTGGCGTTCCAGAGGAAGAG aTCAAGAAGCTCTCACGCTGGGAGGTGATTGACGTGGTGAGAACCATGTCCACAGAGCAGGCGCGTTCAGGTGAGGGACCCATGAGCAAGTTTGCCAGAGGCTCTCGTTTCTCCGTTGCGGAACACCAGGAGCGCTACAAGGAAGAGTGCCAGAGGATCTTTGACCTGCAGAACAA AGTGTTAGAGTCGACAGAGGTGCTctccacagacacagacagcagcTCGGCGGAGGACAGTGACTTTGAGGAGATGGGGAAGAACATTGAGAACATGCTTCAGAACAAGAAGACCAGCTCCCAGCTTTCCCGCGAGagggaggagcaggagaggaaggaaCTGCAGAGGATGCTAATGGGCGAGGAGAGCGACCGTGACCACAAGGGACGCAAGGAGCGACGCAAAGGCTTGT CCAGCTCCTTATCCACCAGTTCACACAAGGACGATGACACTTCCTCCGTCACCAGCCTAAACTCCTCGGCCACAGGACGGCGTCTCAAAATCTATCGCACCTTCAGGGATGAGGACGGCAAGGAATATGTTCGCTGCGAGACAGTTCGCAAGGCTTCTGTCATTGACGCCTACACCAGGATCCGAACCACCAAGGATGATGAATTCAT ACGAAAGTTTGCCCTCTTCGATGAGCAGCACAGAGAGGAGATGAGGAAGGAGCGCCGGCGTATTCAGGAGCAGCTGAGGAGGCTGAAGAGAAACCAAGAGAAAGACAAGATCAAGGGACCTCCAGAGAAGAAGGCCAAGAAGGTCAAAGAGAGACCAGACCTCAAGGTAAAA TTAAAGTGCGGAGCATGTGGAGCCATTGGACACATGAGGACCAACAAGTTTTGCCCGCTGTACTATCAGACCAACGCCCCACCTTCTAACCCAGTTGCCATGacagaggagcaggaggaggagctggaAAAGACCGTCATCCACAACGACAATGAGGAACTGATCAAGGTGGAGGGCACCAAAATTGTGTTGGGCAAACAACTCATTGAAAG TGCTGATGAAGTGCGCAGAAAGTCTTTAGTGCTCAAGTTCCCCAAGCAACAGCTCCCACCAAAGAAGAAGAGACGCGTAGGCAATGCTGTGCACTGTGACTACCTCAAT AAACCACACAAGGCCATCCACCGCAGACGCACGGACCCCATGGTGACCTTGTCTTCTGTGCTAGAGAGCATCATCAATGACATGCGGGATCACCCTAAT ACATATCCATTCCACACACCAGTAAATGCTAAGGTTGTGAAGGACTACTATAAGATCATCACACGGCCCATGGACCTGCAGACGCTAAGGGAGAATGTACGTAAGCGACTGTACCCATCCAGGGAGGAGTTCCGTGAAGCAGTGGAGGTTATCGTCAAAAACAGCGCCACCTACAATG GGGCAAAACATCCAATAACACAGGTAGCACAGTCCATGCTGGACCTGTGTGATGCTAAACTGAAAGA GCAGGAGGACAGGCTGGTAAGGCTGGAGAAAGCCATCAACCCCTTGCTGGATGATGATGATCAGGTGGCCTTCTCCTTCATTCTAGACAACATTGTGACCCAGAAAATGATGGTGGTTCCCGAT TCATGGCCATTTCACCATCCTGTCAACAAAAAGTTTGTGCCTGACTATTATAAGGTGATTGTAAGCCCAATGGATCTGGAGAACATCCGCAAG AACATCTCCAAACACAAATACCAGAACCGAGATGCGTTCCTTTCAGATGTCAGTCTCATTCACGCCAACAGTATCAAGTACAATG GCCCAGACAGTCCTTACACCAAGACAGCTCTGGATATTGTCAATGTGTGCAAGCAAACCTTGGCAGAG TATGATGAGCACTTGACCCAGTTGGAGAAGGACATCTCTACTGCTAAAGAGGCAGCTCTAGATGCAGCTGACTTGGAGAGTCTGGACCCATTGACGCCTGGGCCATACACACCGCAG GGTCGCCACGGCAGAAGACCCGGGGAGGAAGAGTCAGATGTGGACATTGAAGGCTTTGAGGAGGAAGATGATGGCAAACCCAAAACTCCTGCTCCT GCAGAGGATGCAGACAGAGATCTAGAGGacgaagatgatgaagaggacaTGTTGCTGCCGCCTCGCAGACGGGTGCACGaccaagaggaagaggaggaggaggaggaagaggacggaCTATCTAACCGCCCAGCCCAAGCCAGCGTGCTGTACCAGGATCTGCTCATGTCTGACGGAGAGGACGATGCCAGTGAAGAGGAGGGCGACAACCCTTTCTCCT CCATACAGCTGTCGGAGAGTGGGAGCGATTCTGATAGAGAGTTGGATGTGCGACCTGCACCTCCACGGAGAGCTCAAGAGACGGCCCGCATGGGCATGGAGCAAGATGAGAGCATGATGTCATATGAAGGGGACGGGCCTGATGGGCCTCCCATGGAAGACAGCAATGTCAG TTACGGCAGCTATGAGGAGACAGAGAGCCGGAGTCACATGCAGCCCTCTAGCATGGGGAACGGAGAAGACTACGGCATCagcgaagaggaggaggaagatgaagaagatgaaGCACGGAGGAGAGGCCCAGCTGTGCTCTCCCAGGTCCAGCTCAGTGAAGACGAGGAGAGCGAAGAATTCAGATCTATAGGGGGAGACAGCGACATGGACTCTGACAACTAG